Proteins from a genomic interval of Streptomyces fodineus:
- the sepH gene encoding septation protein SepH — MPELRVVAVSNDGTRLVLKAADSTEYTLPIDERLRAAVRGDRPRLGQIEIEVESHLRPRDIQARIRAGATAEEVAQLAGIPVDRVRRFEGPVLAERAFMAERARKTPVRRPGENSGPLLGEAVQERLLLRGAEKDTVQWDSWRRDDGTWEVLLVYRVVGEPHSASWTYDPPRRLVQAVDDEARSLIGESDDLAVPEPSFPFVPRIARLPRERSMDRALDRGERERPSLPAQPSEPAEEGTGERDSLTSLLEAVPSFRGDLVVPERRDERREEPPEEPAEEPAAEEPPAPAASAGSAYADVLMPRSVGSHRDRLIGATDRQAEADGVRPGRRAAVPSWDEIVFGTRRKKQE; from the coding sequence ATGCCCGAACTGCGTGTCGTGGCCGTCTCGAATGACGGCACACGGCTGGTGCTGAAAGCTGCCGACTCTACGGAGTACACGCTTCCGATCGACGAACGGCTGCGCGCCGCCGTGCGCGGCGACCGGCCGCGCCTCGGCCAGATCGAGATCGAGGTCGAGAGCCATCTCCGCCCCCGTGACATCCAGGCGCGTATACGCGCCGGTGCCACCGCGGAAGAGGTCGCCCAGCTCGCCGGTATCCCCGTCGACCGGGTACGGCGCTTCGAGGGCCCGGTGCTGGCCGAGCGTGCCTTCATGGCCGAGCGCGCCCGCAAGACCCCGGTGCGCCGCCCCGGCGAGAACTCCGGGCCGCTGCTCGGCGAGGCCGTGCAGGAGCGGCTGCTGCTGCGCGGCGCGGAGAAGGACACCGTGCAGTGGGACTCCTGGCGCCGCGACGACGGCACCTGGGAGGTGCTCCTCGTCTACCGGGTCGTCGGCGAACCGCACTCGGCGAGCTGGACGTACGACCCGCCCCGGCGGCTCGTGCAGGCCGTGGACGACGAGGCTCGCTCGCTCATCGGCGAGTCCGACGACCTCGCCGTGCCCGAGCCGAGCTTCCCGTTCGTGCCGCGCATCGCCCGCCTGCCGCGCGAGCGTTCGATGGACCGCGCGCTGGACCGGGGCGAGCGGGAGCGGCCGAGCCTGCCCGCGCAGCCGTCCGAGCCCGCCGAGGAGGGCACGGGCGAACGCGACTCGCTGACCAGCCTGCTGGAGGCCGTGCCGAGCTTCCGGGGCGACCTGGTGGTTCCGGAGCGCCGGGACGAACGCCGGGAGGAGCCCCCGGAGGAGCCCGCCGAGGAACCGGCCGCCGAGGAACCGCCGGCTCCCGCCGCTTCGGCCGGTTCGGCCTACGCGGACGTCCTCATGCCCCGCTCCGTGGGCAGCCACCGCGACCGGCTCATCGGGGCGACCGACCGCCAGGCCGAGGCCGACGGCGTCCGCCCCGGCCGCCGTGCCGCCGTGCCGAGCTGGGACGAGATCGTGTTCGGCACGCGGCGCAAGAAGCAGGAGTAA
- a CDS encoding inositol monophosphatase family protein, with protein sequence MTDAPHRELLELAQEAARRAGELLRDGRPADLAVARTKSSPIDVVTDMDIAAEKLITDLISGRRPDDGFLGEEGASSAGTSGIRWVIDPLDGTVNYLYGLPTWAVSIAAEQDGETVVGVVAAPMRGETYHAVRGGGAWATGAGEGERALACRPAPPLDQALVSTGFNYVSEVRAHQAEVAGRLIPLLRDIRRSGSAAVDLCDVACGRLDGYYERGLNAWDFAAGDLIAREAGALVGGRPGQGPSRDLTVAGSPGVFEPLQELLERLGAWHD encoded by the coding sequence GTGACCGACGCCCCGCACCGGGAACTGCTGGAACTGGCACAGGAGGCCGCCCGGCGAGCCGGAGAGCTGCTGCGCGACGGCCGCCCCGCCGACCTGGCCGTGGCGAGGACCAAGTCCAGCCCGATCGACGTCGTCACCGATATGGACATCGCGGCGGAGAAGCTGATCACCGATCTGATCTCCGGCCGGCGGCCCGACGACGGCTTCCTCGGCGAGGAGGGCGCCTCCAGCGCGGGCACCAGCGGCATCCGCTGGGTGATCGACCCGCTCGACGGCACGGTGAACTACCTGTACGGACTGCCGACCTGGGCGGTGTCCATCGCGGCCGAGCAGGACGGCGAGACGGTCGTCGGGGTAGTCGCGGCTCCGATGCGCGGCGAGACGTACCACGCCGTGCGCGGGGGCGGCGCGTGGGCCACGGGCGCGGGGGAGGGCGAACGGGCGCTCGCCTGCCGCCCCGCGCCCCCGCTGGACCAGGCCCTGGTCTCCACCGGCTTCAACTACGTCTCCGAGGTCCGCGCGCATCAGGCCGAGGTGGCCGGCCGGCTGATCCCGCTGCTGCGGGACATCCGGCGCAGCGGGTCGGCGGCGGTCGACCTGTGCGATGTGGCCTGCGGCCGGCTTGACGGGTACTACGAGCGGGGGCTCAACGCGTGGGACTTCGCGGCGGGAGACCTGATCGCCCGGGAGGCGGGCGCGCTGGTCGGCGGGCGGCCCGGGCAAGGGCCGTCGCGGGATCTGACCGTCGCCGGGTCGCCGGGGGTGTTCGAGCCGCTGCAGGAGCTGCTGGAGCGGCTCGGGGCGTGGCACGACTGA
- a CDS encoding response regulator transcription factor has product MRVLVVEDEQLLADAVATGLRREAMAVDVVYDGAAALERIGVNDYDVVVLDRDLPLVHGDDVCRKIVELGMPTRVLMLTASGDVSDRVEGLEIGADDYLPKPFAFSELIARVRALGRRTSVPLPPVLERAGIKLDPNRREVFRDGREIQLAPKEFAVLEVLMRSEGAVVSAEQLLEKAWDENTDPFTNVVRVTVMTLRRKLGEPPVIVTVPGSGYRI; this is encoded by the coding sequence GTGCGCGTACTCGTCGTCGAGGACGAGCAGCTGCTCGCCGATGCGGTGGCCACCGGACTGCGCCGGGAGGCCATGGCCGTCGACGTCGTGTACGACGGTGCGGCCGCCCTGGAGCGCATCGGCGTCAACGACTATGACGTGGTCGTCCTCGACCGCGACCTCCCGCTGGTGCACGGCGACGACGTCTGCCGCAAGATCGTCGAGCTGGGCATGCCGACGCGCGTGCTCATGCTCACGGCGTCCGGCGACGTCAGCGACCGTGTCGAGGGCCTGGAGATCGGCGCCGACGACTATCTCCCCAAGCCGTTCGCGTTCAGCGAGCTGATCGCGCGCGTGCGCGCCCTCGGCCGCCGTACGAGCGTGCCCCTGCCGCCGGTCCTGGAGCGCGCCGGCATCAAGCTGGACCCCAACCGCCGCGAGGTCTTCCGCGACGGCAGGGAGATCCAGCTCGCGCCGAAGGAGTTCGCGGTGCTGGAGGTGCTCATGCGCAGCGAGGGCGCGGTCGTCTCGGCCGAGCAGTTGCTGGAGAAGGCCTGGGACGAGAACACCGACCCGTTCACCAACGTGGTGCGGGTGACCGTGATGACCCTGCGGCGCAAGCTGGGCGAGCCGCCGGTGATCGTCACCGTCCCCGGCTCCGGCTATCGGATCTGA
- a CDS encoding MFS transporter → MPSPYRALFAEPGTKAFSAAGFLGRMPLSMMGIGVVTMISQLTGRYGLAGALSATIALSAAAIGPQISRLVDRHGQRRVLRPATLVTLTAAAGLLLAAHSKSPDWVLFVCAAGIGSVPSLGAMIRARWAALYRGTEKLHTAYSFESVIDEVCFIFGPIISIGLSTAWFPEAGPLLAACFLAAGVFWLTAQRATEPQPHPREHHGGGTALRSGGLQVLVATFVATGAIFGSVDVVTVAFADERGHKSAASVVLALYAAGSCVAGVVFGLLRFAGAPERRWLLGVAAMAVSMIPLLLVGNLPLLAVALFVAGLSIAPTMITTMSLIEEHVPRAKLTEGMTWVSTGLAVGVALGSSAAGWVIDAAGARAGYGVPAVSGAVAVAVGFLGYRRLRRPAAGRGGTVEQHSEREERHLA, encoded by the coding sequence GTGCCCAGCCCCTATAGAGCCCTGTTCGCCGAACCCGGCACCAAGGCGTTCTCCGCCGCGGGATTCCTCGGCCGGATGCCGCTGTCGATGATGGGCATCGGCGTGGTCACGATGATCTCCCAGCTGACCGGGCGGTACGGGCTCGCGGGCGCCCTTTCGGCCACCATCGCGCTGTCCGCCGCAGCGATCGGGCCGCAGATATCCCGGCTGGTCGACCGGCACGGGCAGCGCCGGGTGCTGCGCCCGGCGACCCTGGTGACGCTCACGGCGGCGGCCGGGCTGCTGCTCGCCGCGCACTCCAAGTCGCCGGACTGGGTGCTGTTCGTGTGCGCGGCCGGGATCGGCTCGGTGCCGAGCCTGGGCGCGATGATCCGGGCCCGCTGGGCGGCGCTGTACCGGGGCACCGAGAAACTGCACACCGCGTACTCGTTCGAGTCGGTCATCGACGAGGTCTGCTTCATCTTCGGCCCGATCATCTCCATCGGTCTGTCCACGGCCTGGTTCCCGGAGGCCGGGCCGCTGCTCGCCGCCTGCTTCCTGGCGGCCGGGGTCTTCTGGCTCACCGCCCAGCGCGCCACCGAGCCGCAACCGCACCCGCGCGAGCACCACGGCGGCGGTACCGCGCTGCGCTCGGGCGGGCTGCAGGTACTGGTGGCCACTTTCGTGGCGACCGGCGCGATCTTCGGGTCCGTGGACGTGGTCACCGTCGCCTTCGCCGACGAGCGCGGCCACAAAAGCGCCGCCAGCGTGGTGCTCGCGCTGTACGCGGCCGGCTCCTGTGTGGCCGGCGTGGTCTTCGGGCTGCTGCGGTTCGCCGGGGCACCGGAACGCCGCTGGCTACTGGGCGTGGCAGCGATGGCCGTGAGTATGATCCCCCTCCTACTGGTCGGAAACCTGCCGCTTCTGGCCGTGGCGCTGTTCGTTGCGGGGCTGTCCATCGCACCGACGATGATCACGACGATGTCCCTCATCGAAGAGCACGTACCTCGCGCGAAACTCACCGAGGGCATGACCTGGGTGAGCACCGGCCTCGCGGTCGGCGTCGCGCTCGGCTCCTCCGCGGCCGGCTGGGTGATCGACGCAGCCGGGGCGCGGGCCGGGTACGGGGTTCCGGCCGTGTCCGGAGCCGTCGCGGTCGCGGTCGGTTTCCTCGGGTACCGCCGGCTGCGCAGGCCGGCCGCGGGTCGGGGAGGCACCGTTGAGCAGCACAGCGAGCGGGAAGAACGGCACCTGGCGTAA
- a CDS encoding D-arabinono-1,4-lactone oxidase, protein MSSTASGKNGTWRNWGGNVSARPVREVAPASVEELAAAVRRAAEDGLKVKAVGTGHSFTSIAATDGVLIRPQLLTGIRNIDRNAMTVTVEAGTPLKRLNAALAREGLSLTNMGDIMEQTVSGATSTGTHGTGRESASIAAQITGLELVTADGSVLTCSEKENPEVFAAARIGLGALGVVTAITFAVEPLFLLTAREEPMPFERVLAEFDQLWAENEHFEFYWFPHTGNTNTKRNNRSAGPEQPVGQLAGWFEDEFLSNGVFQVAQWVGRAAPAAVPAIAQISSKALSARTYTDIPYKVFTSPRRVRFVEMEYAVPRAALVETLRELKSMVDRSGLRVSFPVEVRTAPADDITLSTASGRDSAYIAVHMFRGTPYQAYFTAAERIFTAHEGRPHWGKVHTRDAEYFARVYPRFGEFTALRDRLDPERLFQNDYLRRVLGS, encoded by the coding sequence TTGAGCAGCACAGCGAGCGGGAAGAACGGCACCTGGCGTAACTGGGGCGGCAACGTCTCCGCCCGGCCCGTCCGGGAGGTCGCGCCGGCGTCGGTGGAGGAGCTGGCGGCGGCGGTGCGCCGGGCCGCCGAGGACGGCCTGAAGGTGAAGGCCGTCGGCACCGGGCACTCCTTCACGTCCATCGCCGCCACCGACGGTGTGTTGATCCGCCCTCAACTGTTGACGGGCATCCGCAACATTGACCGTAACGCCATGACCGTCACGGTCGAGGCCGGCACCCCGCTCAAGAGACTCAATGCGGCTCTGGCGCGCGAGGGTCTGTCGCTCACCAACATGGGTGACATCATGGAGCAGACCGTCTCCGGGGCCACGAGCACCGGCACACACGGCACGGGCCGTGAGTCGGCCTCGATCGCCGCCCAGATCACAGGCCTCGAACTCGTCACGGCCGACGGCTCGGTGCTCACCTGCTCCGAGAAGGAGAATCCCGAGGTCTTCGCGGCGGCCCGAATAGGCCTCGGCGCCCTCGGCGTCGTCACCGCGATCACCTTCGCCGTGGAGCCGCTCTTTCTGCTCACCGCGCGCGAGGAGCCGATGCCCTTCGAGCGGGTCCTCGCCGAGTTCGATCAACTGTGGGCGGAGAACGAGCACTTCGAGTTCTACTGGTTCCCGCACACCGGCAACACCAACACCAAGCGGAACAACCGCAGCGCCGGTCCCGAGCAGCCCGTGGGGCAGCTGGCCGGCTGGTTCGAGGACGAGTTCCTCTCCAACGGCGTCTTCCAGGTGGCCCAGTGGGTCGGCCGCGCCGCCCCCGCCGCCGTTCCCGCCATCGCGCAGATCTCCAGCAAGGCCCTGTCCGCACGGACGTACACGGACATCCCCTACAAGGTGTTCACCTCGCCGCGCCGGGTGCGCTTCGTCGAGATGGAGTACGCCGTCCCGCGTGCGGCCCTGGTGGAGACGCTGCGCGAGCTGAAGTCCATGGTCGACCGCTCGGGGCTGCGGGTCAGCTTCCCCGTCGAGGTGCGCACCGCCCCGGCCGACGACATCACCCTGTCCACCGCCTCCGGCCGGGACAGCGCCTACATCGCCGTCCATATGTTCCGGGGCACGCCGTACCAGGCCTACTTCACCGCCGCCGAGCGGATCTTCACCGCGCACGAGGGCCGGCCGCACTGGGGCAAGGTGCACACCCGGGACGCCGAGTACTTCGCGCGCGTCTACCCGCGGTTCGGCGAGTTCACTGCGCTGAGGGACCGCCTTGACCCGGAACGTCTGTTCCAGAACGACTACTTGCGGAGGGTTCTGGGGTCGTAG
- a CDS encoding PaaI family thioesterase, whose product MSGSSASLQPPADAVKPVRHPDAPAPGELLGAHYEHCFGCGPGQPHGLHLEARAGEGVSLTAEFTVQPAHQGAPGLAHGGVLATALDETLGSLNWLLRTIAVTGRLETGFVRPVPVGTTLHLEAEVTAVAGRKIYSTATGRLGAPDGPVALRADALFIEVKVDHFIDHGRKEEIQAAMSDPDQIRRTRAFEVNP is encoded by the coding sequence GTGAGTGGTAGTTCCGCAAGCCTTCAGCCTCCTGCCGACGCGGTGAAACCGGTACGGCACCCCGACGCGCCCGCGCCCGGCGAACTGCTCGGCGCCCACTACGAACACTGTTTCGGCTGTGGCCCCGGGCAGCCGCACGGGCTCCACCTGGAGGCCCGCGCCGGCGAGGGGGTCTCGCTGACCGCCGAGTTCACCGTCCAGCCCGCCCACCAGGGCGCCCCGGGCCTCGCGCACGGCGGAGTACTGGCCACGGCCCTCGACGAGACCCTGGGTTCGCTGAACTGGCTGCTGCGGACCATCGCCGTCACCGGCCGGCTGGAGACCGGGTTCGTGCGGCCGGTCCCGGTGGGCACCACGCTCCACCTGGAGGCCGAGGTCACCGCCGTCGCCGGACGGAAGATCTACTCCACCGCCACCGGACGCCTCGGCGCCCCGGACGGCCCCGTCGCCCTCCGCGCCGACGCCCTCTTCATCGAGGTCAAGGTCGACCACTTCATCGACCACGGCCGTAAGGAGGAGATCCAGGCCGCCATGAGCGACCCGGACCAGATCCGGCGCACCCGTGCCTTCGAGGTGAACCCGTGA
- a CDS encoding sulfurtransferase: MRAIITATDLAPELTGDRPPVLLDVRWQLSMAKAAGAPAFDGRAEYAAGHIPGAVFVDLDRELAGAPGDQGRHPLPDLAEFGAAMRRAGVSAGRPVVVYDGGQGWAAARAWWLLRWTGHPDVRVLDGGLPAWEGELSTEVPQVAEGDFRPAPAAAGRLDADAAADLARTGVLLDARAGERYRGEVEPIDRVGGHIPGAVSAPTTENVGPDGRFLPAAELRDRFKALGVSGDTEVGVYCGSGVSGAHEVLALAVAGIPAALYVGSWSEWSSDPSRPVAVGADPQ, from the coding sequence ATGAGAGCCATCATCACCGCAACCGATCTCGCACCCGAGCTGACCGGCGACCGCCCGCCGGTGCTGCTGGACGTGCGCTGGCAGCTGAGCATGGCGAAGGCGGCGGGCGCGCCGGCCTTCGACGGGCGGGCCGAGTACGCGGCCGGGCACATCCCCGGCGCGGTCTTCGTCGACCTGGACCGTGAGCTGGCCGGCGCACCCGGGGACCAGGGCCGCCATCCGCTGCCGGATCTCGCGGAGTTCGGTGCCGCGATGCGCCGTGCGGGTGTGTCGGCCGGCCGCCCGGTCGTCGTGTACGACGGCGGTCAGGGCTGGGCGGCGGCACGCGCGTGGTGGCTGCTGCGCTGGACGGGTCACCCGGACGTGCGGGTCCTCGACGGTGGATTGCCGGCCTGGGAGGGTGAGCTGTCCACCGAGGTGCCGCAGGTGGCCGAGGGTGACTTCCGGCCGGCGCCGGCCGCGGCCGGACGGCTGGACGCGGACGCGGCGGCGGACCTGGCCCGTACGGGCGTACTGCTGGACGCGCGCGCGGGGGAGCGGTACCGCGGCGAGGTGGAGCCGATCGACCGGGTCGGCGGGCACATCCCGGGCGCGGTGTCGGCGCCGACGACGGAGAACGTGGGCCCCGACGGCCGCTTCCTGCCCGCGGCGGAACTGCGGGACCGCTTCAAGGCCCTGGGCGTCTCCGGGGACACCGAGGTGGGCGTGTACTGCGGGTCGGGCGTCTCCGGCGCCCACGAGGTCCTCGCGCTCGCCGTGGCCGGCATCCCGGCGGCGCTGTACGTCGGTTCGTGGTCCGAGTGGTCCTCGGACCCGTCCCGGCCGGTGGCGGTGGGGGCGGATCCGCAGTAG
- a CDS encoding DUF3093 domain-containing protein: protein MQLSATPYEERLTAPRSWWLISFLVGVSFALILLPFGILPLLGGLVGGTAAAAVVASAYGSPRIRVVGDSLIAGEAKIPVSALGASEVLDAEEARAWRTYKADTRAFLLLRAYIPTALRVEVTDPEDPTPYLYLSTREPERLAAAIEAARTAQA, encoded by the coding sequence ATGCAGCTCTCCGCCACCCCCTACGAAGAACGCCTCACCGCCCCCCGCTCGTGGTGGCTGATCAGCTTCCTCGTGGGCGTCTCGTTCGCCCTGATCCTGCTTCCGTTCGGCATCCTGCCGCTGCTCGGCGGCCTGGTCGGCGGTACGGCGGCGGCGGCGGTGGTCGCCAGTGCGTACGGCTCCCCGCGCATCCGTGTCGTGGGCGACTCGCTGATCGCGGGAGAGGCGAAGATCCCGGTGTCGGCGCTGGGCGCATCGGAGGTGCTGGACGCGGAGGAGGCCCGCGCCTGGCGGACGTACAAGGCCGACACCCGCGCGTTCCTGCTGCTGCGCGCCTACATCCCCACGGCGCTGCGGGTGGAGGTCACCGACCCCGAGGACCCGACGCCGTACCTGTACCTGTCGACACGGGAGCCGGAGCGGCTGGCGGCGGCGATCGAGGCGGCGCGTACGGCGCAGGCCTAG
- a CDS encoding VOC family protein, which translates to MTEAREPAGPHARRAPGAPCWVSLMAHGLAATEEFYGELFGWEFRPGPRQLGPYVRALLDGHEVAGMGQLPPDRRLPIAWTPYLASDDVDQTADTVRECGGTVAVGPLDAAEAGRMAIASDPSGAVFGIWQGAAHLGTTITGVPGTPAWNELVTFETESVSKFYATVFGYEREPVVSADFDYVTLHLAGRPVAGLHGMGHGLPRDRGPHWQTYFEVADVEATVRQVADLGGNVIRQPYDSPHGRVATVADPEGAEFAVTENPR; encoded by the coding sequence ATGACCGAGGCACGGGAGCCGGCCGGTCCGCACGCGCGGCGTGCGCCCGGTGCGCCCTGCTGGGTGAGCCTGATGGCGCACGGGCTGGCCGCCACCGAGGAGTTCTACGGCGAGCTGTTCGGCTGGGAGTTCCGGCCGGGTCCGCGGCAACTGGGCCCGTATGTGCGGGCGCTGCTGGACGGCCACGAGGTGGCGGGCATGGGCCAGCTGCCGCCGGACCGCCGGCTGCCGATCGCCTGGACGCCCTACCTCGCCTCGGACGACGTGGACCAGACGGCCGACACGGTACGGGAGTGCGGCGGCACGGTGGCGGTCGGCCCGCTGGACGCCGCCGAGGCCGGGCGGATGGCCATCGCCTCCGACCCCTCCGGGGCCGTGTTCGGCATCTGGCAGGGCGCCGCGCATCTCGGTACCACGATCACCGGTGTGCCCGGGACGCCCGCGTGGAACGAGCTGGTGACCTTCGAGACCGAGAGCGTCTCCAAGTTCTACGCCACCGTGTTCGGTTACGAGCGGGAGCCGGTGGTGTCCGCCGACTTCGACTACGTCACCCTGCACCTCGCCGGCCGACCGGTGGCCGGGCTGCACGGCATGGGCCACGGCCTGCCCCGCGATCGCGGACCGCACTGGCAGACGTACTTCGAGGTCGCCGACGTCGAGGCGACGGTGCGGCAGGTCGCGGACCTCGGCGGCAACGTCATCAGACAACCGTACGACAGCCCACACGGCCGGGTGGCCACGGTGGCGGACCCGGAGGGCGCGGAGTTCGCGGTAACCGAAAACCCGCGCTGA
- a CDS encoding sensor histidine kinase, which translates to MAAAPAPPQAPPKPTWDPRRPQPPFPWLRPTIRIRLTLLYGGMFLIAGILLLSIIYLLAAHALNVGSELPFKILSGSVSSSTCNFPSQPSASELNTAMNDCVNQQRQHALDDLLSRSLLALLGLAVIAFAFGYAMAGRVLFPLGRITRTARQVAGSDLSRRIELDGPDDELKELADTFDDMLERLQRAFTAQQRFVGNASHELRTPLAINRTLLEVHLSDPNAPVELQQLGKTLLATNERSEQLVEGLLLLARSDNQIVERGPVDLAEVATQAIDQVHAEAEAKGVKIRGERKPAVVQGNGVLLERIALNLVQNAVRYNVAEEGWVEVNTEVQHAQAVLTVTNTGPVVPAYEIDNLFEPFRRLRTERTGSDKGVGLGLSIVRSVARAHGGHIAAQPREGGGLVMRVTLPV; encoded by the coding sequence ATGGCCGCCGCACCCGCGCCGCCCCAGGCGCCACCGAAGCCCACCTGGGACCCCAGGAGGCCGCAGCCGCCCTTCCCGTGGCTGCGCCCGACCATCCGTATACGGCTCACGCTGCTGTACGGCGGCATGTTCCTGATCGCCGGCATCCTGCTGCTGTCGATCATCTACCTGCTGGCCGCGCACGCGCTGAACGTGGGCAGTGAGCTGCCCTTCAAGATCCTCTCCGGCTCGGTGAGCAGCAGCACCTGCAACTTCCCGTCCCAGCCGTCGGCGTCCGAGCTGAACACCGCGATGAACGACTGCGTCAACCAGCAGCGCCAGCACGCCCTCGACGACCTGCTCAGCCGCTCGCTGCTGGCTCTGCTGGGCCTCGCCGTGATCGCCTTCGCCTTCGGTTACGCGATGGCCGGCCGGGTGCTGTTCCCGCTCGGCCGGATCACCCGTACCGCACGCCAGGTGGCCGGCTCCGACCTGTCCCGCCGTATCGAGCTGGACGGCCCGGATGACGAGCTGAAGGAGCTGGCGGACACCTTCGACGACATGCTGGAGCGGCTGCAGCGGGCCTTCACCGCCCAGCAGCGCTTCGTCGGCAACGCCTCCCACGAGCTGCGCACCCCGCTCGCGATCAACAGAACGCTCCTGGAGGTCCATCTGTCGGACCCCAACGCTCCGGTGGAGCTGCAGCAGCTCGGCAAGACGCTGCTGGCCACCAACGAGCGCAGCGAGCAGCTGGTCGAGGGCCTGCTGCTGCTCGCCCGCAGCGACAACCAGATCGTCGAGCGGGGGCCCGTCGACCTGGCCGAGGTCGCCACGCAGGCCATCGACCAGGTGCACGCCGAGGCCGAGGCCAAGGGCGTGAAGATCCGCGGCGAGCGCAAGCCCGCCGTGGTGCAGGGCAATGGCGTGCTGCTGGAGCGGATCGCGCTGAACCTGGTGCAGAACGCCGTGCGGTACAACGTGGCCGAGGAGGGCTGGGTCGAGGTGAACACCGAGGTCCAGCACGCGCAGGCGGTGCTGACCGTCACGAACACCGGGCCGGTGGTGCCGGCGTACGAGATCGACAACCTCTTCGAGCCCTTCAGGCGGCTCCGCACGGAGCGCACGGGCAGCGACAAGGGGGTGGGACTCGGCCTGTCCATCGTCCGGTCCGTGGCCCGCGCGCACGGCGGCCACATCGCGGCACAGCCCCGCGAGGGAGGCGGTCTGGTGATGCGGGTCACCCTGCCGGTGTGA
- a CDS encoding ferrochelatase: MPDALDATPYDALLLLSFGGPEGPDDVVPFLENVTRGRGIPKERLKEVGQHYFRFGGVSPINDQNRALLDALRKDFAEHGLDLPVYWGNRNWVPYLTDTLREMVADGRRRILVLATSAYASYSGCRQYRENLADALATLQAEGLELPRIDKLRHYFNHPGFVEPMIDGVLRSLADLPEDVRVGAHLAFTTHSIPTSAADTSGPVETHGEGGAYVEQHLDVAELIADAVRERTGVDHPWRLVYQSRSGAPHIPWLEPDICDHLQEQHAAGVPAVVMAPIGFVSDHMEVLYDLDTEATAKAEELGLPVRRSATVGADPRFAAAVRELITERAAVERGQEVTPCALGALGPSHDICPVGCCPARAPHPAAAGADSPYA; this comes from the coding sequence ATGCCAGACGCGCTCGATGCCACCCCGTACGACGCCCTGCTCCTGCTCTCCTTCGGCGGCCCCGAAGGCCCGGACGACGTGGTCCCGTTCCTGGAGAACGTCACGCGCGGGCGCGGCATCCCGAAGGAACGCCTGAAGGAAGTCGGGCAGCACTACTTCCGGTTCGGCGGGGTCAGCCCCATCAACGACCAGAACCGCGCCCTGCTGGACGCCCTGCGCAAGGACTTCGCCGAGCACGGCCTGGACCTGCCCGTCTACTGGGGCAACCGCAACTGGGTGCCGTATCTGACGGACACCCTGCGCGAGATGGTCGCCGACGGCCGCCGCCGCATCCTCGTCCTCGCCACCAGCGCCTACGCCTCCTACTCGGGCTGCCGCCAGTACCGGGAGAACCTGGCCGACGCGCTGGCCACGCTTCAGGCCGAGGGTCTGGAGCTGCCGAGGATCGACAAGCTGCGGCACTACTTCAACCACCCCGGCTTCGTCGAGCCCATGATCGACGGCGTGCTGCGCTCCCTCGCCGACCTCCCCGAGGACGTCCGCGTCGGCGCCCACCTCGCCTTCACCACGCACTCCATCCCGACCTCCGCCGCCGACACCTCCGGCCCCGTCGAGACCCACGGAGAGGGCGGCGCCTACGTCGAGCAGCACCTGGACGTGGCCGAGCTGATCGCCGACGCCGTCCGCGAGCGCACCGGCGTCGACCACCCCTGGCGGCTGGTGTACCAGTCCCGCTCCGGCGCCCCGCACATCCCGTGGCTCGAGCCGGACATCTGCGACCACCTCCAGGAGCAGCACGCGGCGGGCGTCCCGGCCGTCGTCATGGCGCCCATCGGCTTCGTCTCCGACCACATGGAGGTCCTCTACGACCTCGACACCGAGGCCACGGCCAAGGCCGAGGAGCTGGGCCTGCCCGTGCGCCGCTCGGCCACCGTGGGCGCCGACCCGCGGTTCGCCGCCGCCGTCCGCGAGCTGATCACCGAGCGCGCCGCCGTCGAACGCGGCCAGGAGGTCACCCCCTGCGCCCTGGGCGCCCTCGGCCCGAGCCACGACATCTGCCCCGTCGGCTGCTGCCCGGCCCGCGCCCCGCACCCGGCCGCCGCAGGCGCCGACAGCCCCTACGCGTGA
- a CDS encoding DUF4193 domain-containing protein has translation MATDYDTPRKTDDDVDSDSLEELKARRNDKSTSSVDVDEFEAAEGLELPGADLSNEELAVRVLPKQQDEFTCMSCFLVHHRSQLAREKNGQPICRDCD, from the coding sequence ATGGCAACCGATTACGACACTCCACGCAAGACCGACGACGACGTCGACTCGGACAGCTTGGAAGAGCTGAAGGCCCGGCGGAACGACAAGTCCACTTCGTCCGTGGACGTCGACGAGTTCGAGGCCGCAGAGGGGCTCGAACTGCCCGGCGCCGACCTCTCGAACGAGGAGCTGGCCGTCCGGGTGCTGCCCAAGCAGCAGGACGAGTTCACCTGCATGAGCTGCTTCCTGGTGCACCACCGCAGCCAGCTGGCCCGGGAGAAGAACGGTCAGCCGATCTGCCGCGACTGCGACTGA